The stretch of DNA TATTTTATTTACATTAATTATTCTGTCACTGAAAATCTACGCTAAAAAAAGGAGGATTTTCTTAGTTTATTTGTCGAATAAAAAAGAATATTATGTTTTTATAGTAGAATAGAAGCATAAATTTCATGGTCTATTAAAATTTCATGATGATTTTTAATCGCTTTTTATTTATACTATAAAAAAATTCATAATCATAAGAATTCCTAACAAACTTAATCAACAATTTGCAAATGATTAATCTTACCAAAAAGGAGTTTCTATTATGCACACTTTTGTAACTGATCGTAATGGAGTTTTTCCCTCTGTTTGCCCCCTTGATTGCCCTGATCAGTGTGGACTGCTTCTACATAAAGTAGATGGAAAAATTGTTAAAGTTAACGGGGATCCGAATCATCCGGTCACAATGGGAAATATTTGTAATAAAGTCAGGAATATGACAGCCAGAATATATGATGATAATCGTTTAAAATACCCAATGAAGCGTATCGGTGCCAAAGGAGAAGGGAAATTTGAACGAATCAGTTGGGAGGAAGCAATAAGGACGATTACCACTCACTGGAAAGATTTGATTGAGACAGACGGCCCTGAAAGCATTCTTCCTTATAGTTTTTATGGAAACATGGGGAATCTTAGCGCTGAGGGTATGGATCGCCGTTTTTTTCATCGATTAGGTGCTTCTCAACTCGAAAGAACAATATGTCAGTCGGCTGGTACAACTGGCTATTCCTATACAATGGGAGGCAGCTTTGGAATGGATCCAGAAGATACAATCCATTCAAAATTGATCATTTTTTGGGGTATCAATGCGGTCAGCACGAATATGCATCAAGTAGCATTAGCTCAAAAAGCACGAAAAAATGGCGCAACAATTGTTGTGATTGATGTTCATAAAAATCAAACTGGAAAACTTGCGGATTGGTTCATCCCTATTTTACCTGGTACAGATGGTGCTCTAGCACTTGGGATCATGCACATATTATTTGCAGAAAATCTAGTTGATGAATCTTTTTTACAAAAATATACAATTGGTGCTGATGAGCTGCGTGAACATGTAATTCAATATGACCCTCTAACAGTTTCAGAGATTACAGGTGTTGCAGTTGAAGATATTTATAAGCTTGCAAGAATGTATGGTAACATCACTCCATCCTTCATTCGAATTGGAAATGGACTTCAGCATCATGATAATGGAGGAATGACGACTCGTTCCATCTCCTGTCTTCCTGCATTAACTGGCCAATGGCTTGAAAAAGGTGGCGGCGCAATCAAAGCTAACTCCGGATATTTAGCTCACAATACAGAACGATTGCAGAGGCCAGATTTACTTGAGAATAAAAACACACGTGTCATCAATATGAACTTGCTTGGGAAAGCATTGCTTGAGATAGACCCACCTGTAAAATCGATGTATGTGTATAGCAGCAACCCTGCAGTTATTGCACCAGAGGGAACTTTGGTTAGAAAAGGATTAATGAGAGAAGACTTATTTCTTGTTGTACATGATTTATTTTTGACTGAAACGGCAAAGTATGCCGATATTATTTTACCAGCGAAATCTTCCTTTGAAATGACTGACTTCTATACCTCTTACTGGCATCATTATATGCAGCTGCAACAGCCAGTCATTGAGGCTGTTGGTGAGTCTAAATCGAATGTAGAAGTTTTCCGATTGCTCGCTGATGAAATGGGCTTCCATGAACCTGCCTTTCAAGAAACAGAGACAGAAATGATTGCAAAAGCGCTAGATAATCCGAGCAACCCGTATTTAGAAGGAATCCATTATGATCAGTTAGTTGAGAAACATTATGTAAAAGCGAAGATAAAGCCATTGTTCCCAGGCACTCTTCCGACACCAAGCGGAAAAATTGAATTATATTCGGAAAGAATGAAAGAGGATGGCTATTCTCCCCTTCCTACCTATATTCCAATCGTTGAAGATGGTGATTTTCCGTTTTTATTTATTCCAGCTCCTACTCATAATTTCTTAAATTCAACATTTTCGAACAATGAGAAACATATTTCATTAGAAAAAGAGCCACGGCTTCATCTGAACCAAATTGATGCCATGTCATTAGGGATTGAGGATGGAGAAATAATTCGTGTTTGGAATGATCGAGGAGAATGTGAACTAAAAGCAAAAGTGGGTGAACTCGTTCTGGAAGGAGTCGTCGTTTCACAAGGATTATGGGCAGATGCGAAAGGAAAAAAGCAGCATGTTAACGCACTTACACCAGATCGCTTATCCGATATGGGCGGAGGAGCAACCTTTTTTTCAGGTAAGGTTCATGTTGAAAAAATGAAGGTTAAATAAAAATAATATTAATTAACCAATTTATGATTTTAGGGGCCAATTCATAGAATTGCCCCCTTTTCATATTTATTTATTTTTTATTTATTACTGCGATATCGTCCTCTGCATTTTTTCTTTTATTTATATAGTGGATAACAAATGTCAATAGGAATGCCATGATTAAGATTCCAAAAAACACTAAATGATCAAGTTCATATCCGAAAACACTTGCAAACATTTTTCCAGCGATGATAGCAATTAAAATAAATGCGGTATTCTCTAATTCAGGCACCTTTTCAATGAGAACGAGAAAAACCTTTGCAACCGTCCGCATCATCAAAATACCAAGCATCCCACCAATTAATAAAATCCAAACTTCCTCTGATACTGCAAATGCTGCTAAAATACTGTCAACAGAGAATGCTAGGTCCATTATTTCTACAGAAATAACGGTTGCCCAAAATAAACCAAATGTACGAACAAGCCAGCTGTCCTTTTTCAAGCCGTTCGTTTCTTCATCACTATCCCCAACCCAGAAGTGCTTAATGACAATCCAAGCTAAGTAAGCAGCTCCAAGTACCTTTATCCACCAAAATTTTATAAGTAGCATCCCTAATCCTATGAATATGAATCTAAAGAAATATGCTCCAAACAAGCCATATGTTAAAGCTTTTTTCTGCTGTTTTTTTGGAAGATGCTTCACCATTACGGCAAGAACAAGAGCATTATCCGCTGATAATAATCCTTCCAAAATGACCAATGTGCCAATATATCCCCAAGAAACAGGGTCTGATAAAACTTTTACCCACATATCCCAATCAAAAAATGAAGCATACGTGTCTAGTAAATGATTAAGAACTTCCACAAAAAAGACTCCTTTAATTTAAGGTTTCATAATTAATGTTTTTCCTCATTCATTTTTCTATTATCGAAACGAATATCACACTTCTTTCTTATGATTCCATATCAATGAATTTATTATACTGATACGGTACAACGTAAATGAAATTAGGGACTTAACATAATAATTATAGTGAAATATTATTAAAATTACTAATGGTATGCTTGAAGTTAAATCAAAAAAATGCCAGAATCCAAAACAATATTGAAGGCATTTTGGATTCTGGCACAGTCTATTTTTTAGCCACGAGCTTAATAATATCTATAATATGAAATTTTGATTTGTATTTTGTTTAATCAAATTCTCGAATTCATTTTTTGATAGAGGTTTGCTTACATAAAATCCTTGAATTTCATCACACCCTATCTCCTCTAATACGTCAATCACCTCTTTCGTTTCGATGCCTTCTGCCACAACTTTTAAATTTAATTCATGGGCAAGCAGTGTAATCGCTTTCACAATGGCGATGTCATCCATATTTCGCGAAACCTCATGAATAAATGTTCGATCAATTTTTAAGGCATGGATAGGAAACTTCCGCAGATAATTTAACGACGAATAGCCTTTCCCAAAATCATCAATGGCTACTGTAATACCCATTTTCCTCAGGTCATTTAAACATTCAATACATTCTTCAGTTTGATTCATGAAGCTATTTTCTGTAATTTCAATTTCTAGAAGATTCGGGTCTAGCTCAGTCTGCTCTAAAACCTGCTGAACCACTTGTTGAAATTTAGGAGTACGAAAATGGAGAGGTGAAATATTAACAGACACCTTCATAGGCTTGAAAAATTGCGAATCATTCCATTTCTTATTTTGTTCACATGCTTTTTCTAATACCCATCGATCAATTTTAAGAATTAACCCTGTTTCCTCTGCAATCGGGATAAACGTATCAGGCGGTATACTTCCGAGCTCCTCGTTATTCCAACGTAATAATGCCTCCATACCATTCATTTCTTTCGTATTTAAATCGATCTTAGGTTGAAAATATAGTTCAAACTCGTTCTGATCGATTGCTTTACGTAAATGGTATTCGATGAGTAATGCCTTTTCCTGTGATTGACAAATTTCTTCTTCATACATTTTATATGTACTTCGACCATATGTTTTAGCGGCATACATAGCTGCATCTGCATTTCTAATTAACTCTTCACTTGTCTCACCATGCTCAGGAAAAAGACTTATGCCAATGCTGCATGTAGCATTTATCTCGAGTTGATTCGATAAATTGATTGATTGCTCAAAAAGTAAAAGTATTTGCTTTGCTTTTATCATTGCTTCTTCATGATTTTTCATTTGCGGAAAAATGATAATAAATTCATCACCAGCAAAACGATATAATCGAGAATTATTACCTATAGCTTTTTTTAGCATCGAAGAAACCTTTGTAATTAAACAATCCCCAACACTATGACCAAATGAATCATTAATATGCTTAAAGCGATCTAAATCAATGTAAAATAAAGCAAATCTATCATTATTATTTTGTGATTTCTCAATAATGTGATTTAAATCCTCGTTCAGCTTACGACGATTTGGTAAGCTAGTTAATGAATCGTGATAAGCTAAAAATTCTACTTCCTGCTTAGCTTGATGAAGTTCAGTAATATCACTCATACAGCCAATGACCTCTACAACCTTTCCATCACTGACAATGGGAGAAAGATAGGTTAATAGCTGTCGACCTCTAAAGGAATAATTATAGGAGAGCTGTCGTCCTAAGAAGGCTTCGCAATAATATTTTTCCAACATTAACTGGAGTTCCTCTGAAAAAATGTCTTTCAGACTTTTATTCAGCATTTTTTCCTTCTCCAAGCCTAATTCATACGCTAATTTCCCCTCATTCAGGGTATACACGAATTGCCCATTCTTATCTTTGATGACTTTAAAGATTAGATTTTGCATAGAAGTGACAACATGGCGATAATCATTTTGTAAGGCGGTTATTAATTTTTCCTGTGCATTCTTTCCCTCAGAGATGTCTGTACGAATAGCTATATACATAACAGTATTTCCAGTAAGATCCTTTA from Cytobacillus dafuensis encodes:
- a CDS encoding molybdopterin oxidoreductase family protein; protein product: MHTFVTDRNGVFPSVCPLDCPDQCGLLLHKVDGKIVKVNGDPNHPVTMGNICNKVRNMTARIYDDNRLKYPMKRIGAKGEGKFERISWEEAIRTITTHWKDLIETDGPESILPYSFYGNMGNLSAEGMDRRFFHRLGASQLERTICQSAGTTGYSYTMGGSFGMDPEDTIHSKLIIFWGINAVSTNMHQVALAQKARKNGATIVVIDVHKNQTGKLADWFIPILPGTDGALALGIMHILFAENLVDESFLQKYTIGADELREHVIQYDPLTVSEITGVAVEDIYKLARMYGNITPSFIRIGNGLQHHDNGGMTTRSISCLPALTGQWLEKGGGAIKANSGYLAHNTERLQRPDLLENKNTRVINMNLLGKALLEIDPPVKSMYVYSSNPAVIAPEGTLVRKGLMREDLFLVVHDLFLTETAKYADIILPAKSSFEMTDFYTSYWHHYMQLQQPVIEAVGESKSNVEVFRLLADEMGFHEPAFQETETEMIAKALDNPSNPYLEGIHYDQLVEKHYVKAKIKPLFPGTLPTPSGKIELYSERMKEDGYSPLPTYIPIVEDGDFPFLFIPAPTHNFLNSTFSNNEKHISLEKEPRLHLNQIDAMSLGIEDGEIIRVWNDRGECELKAKVGELVLEGVVVSQGLWADAKGKKQHVNALTPDRLSDMGGGATFFSGKVHVEKMKVK
- a CDS encoding sensor domain-containing protein; translated protein: MADMFEDKQVQPWIDSLKELFRNGHQNYKNLLQMEQDILQIGHFLEDFSNLKYALDVSAIVACTDTNGKIIYANDKFCELSKFSRKELIGNDHRILNSGHHDKQFFVEMWNQIRQGEVWEGEVKNKAKDGSYYWVKTTIVPLKDLTGNTVMYIAIRTDISEGKNAQEKLITALQNDYRHVVTSMQNLIFKVIKDKNGQFVYTLNEGKLAYELGLEKEKMLNKSLKDIFSEELQLMLEKYYCEAFLGRQLSYNYSFRGRQLLTYLSPIVSDGKVVEVIGCMSDITELHQAKQEVEFLAYHDSLTSLPNRRKLNEDLNHIIEKSQNNNDRFALFYIDLDRFKHINDSFGHSVGDCLITKVSSMLKKAIGNNSRLYRFAGDEFIIIFPQMKNHEEAMIKAKQILLLFEQSINLSNQLEINATCSIGISLFPEHGETSEELIRNADAAMYAAKTYGRSTYKMYEEEICQSQEKALLIEYHLRKAIDQNEFELYFQPKIDLNTKEMNGMEALLRWNNEELGSIPPDTFIPIAEETGLILKIDRWVLEKACEQNKKWNDSQFFKPMKVSVNISPLHFRTPKFQQVVQQVLEQTELDPNLLEIEITENSFMNQTEECIECLNDLRKMGITVAIDDFGKGYSSLNYLRKFPIHALKIDRTFIHEVSRNMDDIAIVKAITLLAHELNLKVVAEGIETKEVIDVLEEIGCDEIQGFYVSKPLSKNEFENLIKQNTNQNFIL
- a CDS encoding TerC family protein, whose protein sequence is MWVKVLSDPVSWGYIGTLVILEGLLSADNALVLAVMVKHLPKKQQKKALTYGLFGAYFFRFIFIGLGMLLIKFWWIKVLGAAYLAWIVIKHFWVGDSDEETNGLKKDSWLVRTFGLFWATVISVEIMDLAFSVDSILAAFAVSEEVWILLIGGMLGILMMRTVAKVFLVLIEKVPELENTAFILIAIIAGKMFASVFGYELDHLVFFGILIMAFLLTFVIHYINKRKNAEDDIAVINKK